Genomic DNA from Rhodothermus bifroesti:
AGGGCTGGCCAGTCTTCGCGTAGCGTTTCCACACGTACGGTATAAAATCCTAGTGCCCGAATAAGCTGGGCGTGGCGTTCCATCGCTACAATCCAGCGGGCATTAAGCACCTCGTCTTCGGTACCATGGGCAAGGAGGAGGACCGATTCGCGTGATGGGTCTTGGCTGAGCGCAAGCGCTCGATCAGCCAGAATCGGGCCCACCTCTGGTGCATCCATGAGGCCATGCTCACTAAGTATGATGCTTAGGTTATGGCGCAAGGGGGCCGGCGTGCCGTGCGCCCCATGGCCTCCGTGATGGTGTAGCAAAAAGCGGGCAGGTGGGTCGGGACGCAGGCCCAGCAGATACTCGGTCTGGTGCTGAAACGAGGCACCATCGATAAATAACCGGACCACAACAACCCGCTGAACGCCCTGGGCCGCTAAGGAGTCCAATGCGAGCTGTAACGTATGCGGGTCGGCCATGCCAAAAGCTACTACGGTCGGACGGTCCTTGCGCAGCGGAGCTACGGCCTCAAGCACCGTCTGATTCCAGTGTGCTGAGCCGCCATGTGCCATGATCAACAGGCCTGGCCGCGTGCTATCGGCCTGAGCATTGAACAATATGCTGAGCAAAATCGAAGCAATCATCTTAGGAAAGTTTTAGGTTGTTGGTTGAAAGGGTTACTGCAGCCGACGCGAGCCGTCGGGCTGAAAGACATACTCAAAAGTGTAGTAGCGCGCAGGGTTTGTTTCTGGATTGATCTGGCCAGGGTCAGGTGCGCCCTTGTAGTAGCTCAAGATGCGTACCTTGGCATAGCGCCCATCGGCAGTGCGCACAACGATCGTGCGCCCAGGAATTGGCGTAATGATATGGGTCGAGGTGTCGTAATGATACCAGCCCTGATCTGAGCCTGGACAAATAGCACGGCGCACGCCATTGGGGCATTCATGCTGTCCGTCTATACGCAAGGCATCGGGGGTTGGGGCTTCGGTAAGCTCTTCAAAGGGGACGTTGAGCACGACCGCGCCTCCTTGTCCTGGACCGCTGCTACCACCATTAATAAGGATATGGGTACCCTGGAAGGCGAGGTCCCATGCGGTT
This window encodes:
- a CDS encoding HmuY family protein, with protein sequence MRIGLLLAAFCFTLTACDSGSTLREDQPIEAVTIRDLPADPLTSTDPQTGRPVGTGRYTFFSLRTGEIVLRYDEADRSDSASTAWDLAFQGTHILINGGSSGPGQGGAVVLNVPFEELTEAPTPDALRIDGQHECPNGVRRAICPGSDQGWYHYDTSTHIITPIPGRTIVVRTADGRYAKVRILSYYKGAPDPGQINPETNPARYYTFEYVFQPDGSRRLQ